In the Bacillus amyloliquefaciens DSM 7 = ATCC 23350 genome, TGAACATGAATCCGCGTTTGCTGAGGGAGAAAGGAAGAGATGGGAGGATTTAATTGTCCAAGTATTTGATTTTACAATATACAAGTTTGTCGATCATGCCGAGCATAATTCAAAAATGCAGCTGAATGCGCAAAGAGAAATGATTTTAGAGTTAAGCTCGCCGGTTATTACACTGAGCAAACGGACGGCGCTTCTGCCGCTTGTCGGAGATATTGACACGGAGCGCGCCAAATTCATTCTGGAAAATACGCTGAGCACATGTGCGGATCGGCTGATTGAGCATCTGTTAATTGACTTGTCAGGCGTAGTCGTTGTCGATACGATGGTGGCGCACCAGATTTTCAAATTAATTGAGGCGCTGAATCTGATCGGCGTTACGTCCACTTTATCCGGAATCAGGCCGGAAATTGCCCAAACCGCCGTACAGCTCGGTATTAATTTCTCAGATATTACGATCAAATCCAACCTCGCTCAGGCTCTTAATTACCATCAGTAACATACATAACAAAACAGGCTGCCGAATCACTCCGGCGGCCTGTTTTTATAAAAACAACAGTGAAACGAGACAGCTCGCGCCGAATAACAGAAGCACGAGCAGGAAAAAGAACCAATCGGCGCGGCGCACAGTAACCGTTCTGTAAAATGTGCGGTTTCGGCTGCCCGTAAAGCCTTTAGACTCCATCGCGATCGCTGTTCGTTCCGCCTTTCTGATTGCGCCTGCCAAAAGCGGAATGGTGAAGCGTCTGAAGGCGGAGATCTTTCCTTTCAGCCCGGAATCAGACGCCGCGCCTCTGATTCTGTGCGCCTGCCGGATGATCAGGATTTCATCTTTCAGAAGAGGGAGAAACCGGAACCCGGCGATAACGCCGTAGGCAAGCTTCGGCGGGAGCTTACACTGCTGAATCAGACTGAGCATAAACAGAATCGGATCGGTTGTGAAAAGAAACATCATCGACAAAGCGGAAAAACATAAAATACGAAACGCGATAGAAATCCCGAGCGCCGCGTTGGCACTGTTGACGGCAATCGGCCCGAGCTTAAACAGCAGATTGCTTCCGGTTGTCGGGACGTTTCCGAATACGGCGGCGGTCCATAAAGAACCAAAGGCAAGAATGACAAACGGAATCGTAAACAGCAGCCATTTTTTCAGCGGCACGCTTCCCGCCAAGAGGACGCCTCCCGCAATGATGATATAAAACACAGCTGGGGTGTACGGATTATAAATAAACGACAGCATAACCACGCATAACAAAACAGCCGCCGCCTTAATGGACGGGTTAACAGCTTCCAGCCGCACGTTCATTTCTCCGCCTCCTGTCCTGTTTCATCCATTCATACCGCAGCGGCAAAGCTAAATGCGCCCGCTCCGCGGTTCCGATATGATCAGTAAACAAAGAATCGGGAGTTCCGCGGTATACCAGCTTCGTGCCGCAGAGCACAAGGATCGTGTCCGCATAATCTGAGACGAGCTCCATATCATGTGTCACCATCAAAACAGCCGTTCCTTCCTTTTGAATCTCCCGCAGCATCAGCATACACTCACGCGCCGTTTTTGCGTCCTGCCCGAAAGTCGGTTCATCAAGCAGCAAAACTTTCACATTGTGCATAAGCATCGTCGCGACGCTGAGCCTGCGTTTTTGTCCTTGGCTTAAAGAAAACGGATGCTGTGAGGCATGGCGTCTCAGGCCGAACCGGGTTAACAGCTGAAGAGCTTTCTCCTTTGCGGCATTGCCGTCTTCAAAGCCGAACAGCAGCTCGTTAATAACAGAATCTGTGACAAACTGGTGTTCAGGGTTTTGGAAAACATATCCCATCAGGCGCCGAAGCTCTTTTTCTGAATAGGAATCTATCGGTCTGCCGTCTATTTTGATGTCTCCGCTCACAGGACGGATGAGCTTGGCCGCGGCGGACAGGAGCGTGGACTTTCCTGTTCCGTTAGGGCCGGCAATCGCAGTAATTGACCCTTTTTTTACGGAAAAGCTCACATCCTGAAAAATGACATCCGTTCCTCTTTTGCATGACAGCCCGTGAACACTCAGTGCATCCTCTGCCGAAAGCGCGGCGGCCCGGGGGCAGGGAAGAGCCGGTACAGGTTTATGAAACAGGCTTTCTTTGCACAATGTAAAAGGAATGTTGACGTATTTCTGCAATGGGATTACCCGCGGAATCGGAATGCCGAGCCGCGTCAGCTCTTCAAGCTTTGTTTCAAAGACAGCGTCCGTCTCTCCGTCCATCACTATCTGACCGGTTTCGTCAAGGACAATCGTCCTGTCCATCCACGGAACCCAATGATCAAGCTGATGCTCGATTACGAGAAGGCCGAAGTTTCTTTTGGCTTGAAGTTCTTTGATCAGCCGCACAAATTCACGGACGGAATATGGATCAAGCTGTGCCGTCGGTTCGTCCAAAATAATGAGTTCCGGATCCATCGCAATGATACAGGCGAGCGCCACTTTTTGTTTTGAACCGCCTGACAGCGAGGCGATCGTTCGTGTTTTCAGATGAGTGATTTCTAATTTTTCCAAAACGTCATCAATGATGGTATCCATATCTTCTTTTGTATATTGCAAATTTTCCAGACCGAAGGCTATTTCATCTTCAACCGTCAGCATGCAAAACTGCTGATCGGGATCTTGAAACACTACGCCGATGGATGCAGCGGCGGGTCCTGCCAAGTTTGAAAGCGGTGTTCCGTTTAAGGAAACGGTTCCCGTTTGAACCGCATCACAGGCTTCCGGGTACAGGCCGTTTAAACAAAGGGCGAGCGAGCTTTTGCCGCATCCGCTCGGTCCGAGCAATAAAGCCCGCTCTCCTTTGCGGAGCTGAAATGACACGTTTTGAAAAATCGGCTTCTCATCCTCATCATAAGAAAAGGTGAGACGGCGGGCTGATAGAAGGGGTTCAAATGCCTGCATCTTGGTTCACCTGTTTCTTTTTCTTCTTCAATTCTTTTCCGAGCGCCATGCCGTTCAGCACTCCCGTGTAAGCCAGCGCATCAC is a window encoding:
- a CDS encoding STAS domain-containing protein, whose translation is MKISEALYDYFSGQVDQIAEDWIETMEDSDPNSIYSLTNPVIREELKEQDKEFYRHINNMYIMPEKEFLEEFEQWVIELAKDQKHLDTPVQYVVREFMRNRRLYISYYDAFADEHESAFAEGERKRWEDLIVQVFDFTIYKFVDHAEHNSKMQLNAQREMILELSSPVITLSKRTALLPLVGDIDTERAKFILENTLSTCADRLIEHLLIDLSGVVVVDTMVAHQIFKLIEALNLIGVTSTLSGIRPEIAQTAVQLGINFSDITIKSNLAQALNYHQ
- a CDS encoding energy-coupling factor transporter transmembrane component T family protein, with translation MNVRLEAVNPSIKAAAVLLCVVMLSFIYNPYTPAVFYIIIAGGVLLAGSVPLKKWLLFTIPFVILAFGSLWTAAVFGNVPTTGSNLLFKLGPIAVNSANAALGISIAFRILCFSALSMMFLFTTDPILFMLSLIQQCKLPPKLAYGVIAGFRFLPLLKDEILIIRQAHRIRGAASDSGLKGKISAFRRFTIPLLAGAIRKAERTAIAMESKGFTGSRNRTFYRTVTVRRADWFFFLLVLLLFGASCLVSLLFL
- a CDS encoding ABC transporter ATP-binding protein codes for the protein MQAFEPLLSARRLTFSYDEDEKPIFQNVSFQLRKGERALLLGPSGCGKSSLALCLNGLYPEACDAVQTGTVSLNGTPLSNLAGPAAASIGVVFQDPDQQFCMLTVEDEIAFGLENLQYTKEDMDTIIDDVLEKLEITHLKTRTIASLSGGSKQKVALACIIAMDPELIILDEPTAQLDPYSVREFVRLIKELQAKRNFGLLVIEHQLDHWVPWMDRTIVLDETGQIVMDGETDAVFETKLEELTRLGIPIPRVIPLQKYVNIPFTLCKESLFHKPVPALPCPRAAALSAEDALSVHGLSCKRGTDVIFQDVSFSVKKGSITAIAGPNGTGKSTLLSAAAKLIRPVSGDIKIDGRPIDSYSEKELRRLMGYVFQNPEHQFVTDSVINELLFGFEDGNAAKEKALQLLTRFGLRRHASQHPFSLSQGQKRRLSVATMLMHNVKVLLLDEPTFGQDAKTARECMLMLREIQKEGTAVLMVTHDMELVSDYADTILVLCGTKLVYRGTPDSLFTDHIGTAERAHLALPLRYEWMKQDRRRRNERAAGSC